The Canis lupus dingo isolate Sandy chromosome 26, ASM325472v2, whole genome shotgun sequence genome has a segment encoding these proteins:
- the HSPB8 gene encoding heat shock protein beta-8: MADGQMPFSCHYPSRLRRDPFRDSPLPSRLLDDDFGMDPFPDDLTSSWRNWALPRFSTGWPGTLRSGMVPRGPTAAARFGVPAEGRSPPPFPGEPWKVCVNVHSFKPEELMVKTKDGYVEVSGKHEEKQQEGGIVSKNFTKKIQLPAEVDPVTVFASLSPEGLLIIEAPQVPPYSPFGESNFNNELPQDSQEVTCS, translated from the exons ATGGCTGACGGTCAGATGCCCTTCTCCTGCCACTACCCGAGCCGCCTGCGCCGCGACCCCTTCCGAGACTCGCCCCTGCCCTCCCGCCTGCTGGATGATGACTTTGGCATGGACCCCTTCCCCGACGACTTGACTTCCTCATGGCGCAACTGGGCCCTGCCTCGATTTTCCACCGGGTGGcctgggaccctgaggtcaggCATGGTGCCTCGGGGGCCCACGGCCGCAGCCAGGTTTGGGGTACCTGCGGAGGGCAGGAGTCCCCCACCCTTCCCCGGGGAGCCCTGGAAAGTGTGTGTCAACGTGCACAGCTTTAAGCCAGAGGAGCTGATGGTGAAGACCAAGGATGGATACGTGGAGGTGTCCG GCAAACACGAAGAGAAGCAACAAGAAGGTGGCATCGTTTCCAagaatttcacaaagaaaatcca GCTTCCCGCAGAGGTGGATCCTGTGACAGTATTTGCCTCACTTTCCCCAGAAGGCCTGCTGATCATCGAAGCTCCCCAGGTTCCCCCTTACTCACCATTTGGAGAGAGCAACTTCAACAATGAGCTTCCCCAAGACAGCCAGGAAGTCACCTGTTCCTGA